In the Pseudanabaena sp. PCC 7367 genome, one interval contains:
- a CDS encoding superoxide dismutase encodes MAYQLPALPYDYTALEPAISKTTLEFHHDKHHASYVSKYNAAVEGTDFDKMAIEDVIKSIAGDPSKSGLFNNAAQAWNHSFYWNSMKPGGGGMPTGALASKLNADFGSYDKFVEAFKAAGGGQFGSGWAWLVVDGGTLKVTKTGNAENPLHLGQTPLLTMDVWEHAYYLDYQNKRPDYIAEFLGKLVNWDFAAANFAAA; translated from the coding sequence ATGGCTTACCAATTACCCGCACTTCCCTACGATTACACTGCCTTGGAACCAGCAATTTCTAAGACTACGTTGGAATTTCACCATGACAAGCACCATGCTAGCTATGTTAGCAAGTACAACGCTGCGGTAGAAGGAACTGATTTTGACAAGATGGCGATCGAAGATGTGATCAAGTCGATCGCTGGTGATCCTTCTAAGAGCGGTTTGTTTAACAATGCTGCCCAAGCCTGGAATCATTCCTTCTATTGGAATTCGATGAAGCCCGGTGGTGGCGGTATGCCCACTGGCGCTTTGGCTAGTAAGCTCAATGCTGACTTTGGTAGCTATGACAAGTTTGTTGAAGCTTTCAAGGCTGCTGGTGGTGGTCAGTTTGGTAGCGGTTGGGCTTGGCTTGTAGTTGATGGTGGCACCTTGAAGGTAACCAAAACTGGCAACGCTGAAAATCCCTTGCATCTAGGACAAACCCCATTGCTAACTATGGATGTGTGGGAACATGCCTACTATCTTGACTATCAAAACAAGCGTCCTGACTATATTGCCGAATTTCTGGGCAAGTTAGTTAACTGGGACTTTGCTGCTGCTAACTTTGCCGCTGCTTAG
- a CDS encoding Rqc2 family fibronectin-binding protein, whose translation MQPVDLTTLTAICDRLNHCCTPAKLEQVHQSDRHTLHLGLRTMQGKNWLTISWHPQAARLHLSDRLPNQPDTFTFSQQIWHQVTGLALVAITLVNPWERVVDLQFAQRPGEMVQWHLYAEIMGKYSNLVLVNANGAIVTAAHQVSESQSRVRPIQTGQPYELPPPVLATIPKQDEPFDQWRDRLALIPQPIKKSLLSNYVGLSSALVHTLLEVVKIDRQLNTVELSDRQWQNLFQVWQYWLDCLTTKNFTPVWCDRKTYTMLGGISAIAQKLALTLNHTEASNLSNPEAEAQTIHTLVGVGVNQNIGGDRYALENGNESPTRQDISNQNSTSDQLLLKPEQMSGQKGANHSEQLSPTTGFAPPAPIAPIQTYSDVSDLLRQYYTWHLNQQEFKQLHHQINQAIQTHLAKLNQKLASFSNRLQQSSQADLFKQQADLLMANLQQWQPGMSSITLPDFVSNEPVEIGLNPEKNAAQNAQLLYKKHQKQKRAKHAILPLIEEVQQEINYLEQVLTAANQAADIDAPQQLIVSKASNQKSNHSISQAKNCTKDRLAAIDLDPTTTAITTLREVLQELGQQGYLKKSFQVRLDQGKKQAQKQAQKRSKQKEEPLNCHIYQSPGGFEIWVGRNNFQNDRLTFRVANQYDLWFHTQEIPGSHVLLRLEPGAVASQADLQAAANLAAYYSKARQSEQAPVVYTEPKHVYKPKGVKPGMVIYKHEQVIWGQPLVIESVTDSVAIA comes from the coding sequence ATGCAACCCGTTGATTTGACCACCCTGACAGCAATATGCGATCGGCTCAATCACTGTTGCACGCCAGCCAAACTAGAGCAAGTGCATCAGAGCGATCGCCATACGCTCCATTTGGGCTTGCGCACCATGCAGGGCAAAAACTGGCTCACCATCTCCTGGCATCCCCAGGCGGCAAGACTGCACCTGAGCGATCGCCTGCCCAATCAACCCGACACCTTTACCTTCAGCCAACAGATTTGGCATCAAGTGACGGGTTTGGCATTAGTGGCAATTACCCTGGTTAATCCCTGGGAACGGGTGGTGGATCTGCAATTTGCCCAGCGCCCCGGTGAAATGGTGCAGTGGCATTTGTATGCGGAAATCATGGGTAAATATAGCAATTTGGTGCTGGTGAATGCCAACGGGGCGATCGTCACTGCCGCCCATCAGGTGAGCGAGAGTCAATCGCGGGTGCGGCCAATCCAAACCGGCCAACCCTATGAACTACCACCGCCAGTTTTAGCCACAATCCCTAAACAAGATGAACCCTTTGACCAATGGCGCGATCGCCTTGCCCTGATCCCGCAACCAATCAAAAAAAGCCTGCTTAGCAATTACGTTGGCCTTAGTTCTGCTCTGGTGCATACTTTGCTAGAGGTAGTAAAAATCGATCGCCAGTTAAATACGGTGGAATTGAGCGATCGGCAATGGCAAAATTTATTTCAAGTCTGGCAATATTGGTTAGATTGCTTAACCACCAAGAACTTTACGCCAGTTTGGTGCGATCGTAAAACCTATACGATGCTTGGTGGTATTAGTGCGATTGCGCAAAAATTAGCACTTACTCTAAACCATACCGAAGCTAGTAACTTGAGCAATCCAGAGGCAGAAGCTCAAACCATACATACTTTAGTTGGTGTCGGGGTGAATCAAAATATTGGTGGCGATCGCTATGCACTTGAAAATGGCAACGAGTCGCCAACAAGACAAGACATTAGCAACCAAAACTCCACCTCAGATCAACTCTTACTTAAGCCAGAGCAAATGTCTGGGCAAAAAGGTGCTAATCATTCTGAGCAACTATCCCCTACAACAGGATTTGCCCCACCTGCGCCAATTGCACCAATTCAAACCTATAGCGATGTCAGCGATCTGCTCCGGCAATATTACACCTGGCATTTAAACCAACAGGAATTCAAACAGCTTCACCACCAGATCAATCAGGCGATCCAAACCCATCTGGCCAAGCTCAATCAAAAACTAGCCTCCTTTAGCAATCGCCTCCAGCAATCCAGCCAAGCCGACCTGTTTAAACAGCAAGCTGATTTGCTCATGGCTAATTTGCAGCAATGGCAACCGGGCATGAGTTCAATTACACTGCCTGATTTTGTTAGCAATGAACCAGTGGAAATTGGCCTCAATCCGGAAAAGAATGCCGCCCAGAATGCCCAACTGCTCTACAAAAAACACCAGAAACAAAAACGCGCTAAACATGCGATCTTGCCTTTAATCGAAGAAGTGCAGCAGGAGATCAACTATCTGGAACAAGTGTTAACTGCGGCAAACCAGGCGGCTGATATTGATGCTCCACAGCAATTAATAGTTAGTAAGGCCAGCAATCAAAAAAGTAATCACTCAATTAGTCAAGCCAAAAATTGTACCAAAGATCGATTAGCAGCGATCGACCTCGATCCCACCACCACCGCGATCACAACCCTCAGAGAGGTCTTACAAGAATTAGGCCAGCAGGGCTATCTCAAAAAAAGTTTTCAAGTCAGACTTGACCAGGGCAAAAAACAGGCTCAAAAGCAAGCCCAAAAACGCAGTAAGCAAAAAGAAGAACCGCTTAACTGCCATATTTATCAAAGTCCGGGCGGTTTTGAAATCTGGGTGGGGCGGAATAATTTTCAAAACGATCGCCTCACATTCCGGGTTGCCAATCAATACGATCTCTGGTTCCATACCCAGGAAATTCCCGGTAGTCATGTGTTATTGCGCTTAGAACCGGGTGCAGTGGCTAGCCAAGCAGATTTACAAGCAGCCGCAAACCTGGCTGCCTACTACAGCAAAGCCCGCCAAAGCGAACAAGCACCGGTAGTTTATACCGAGCCAAAGCATGTTTATAAACCCAAAGGGGTGAAACCAGGCATGGTGATCTACAAGCATGAGCAGGTGATCTGGGGTCAACCTTTGGTAATTGAATCAGTAACTGATTCGGTAGCGATCGCCTGA
- a CDS encoding DUF6679 family protein, with protein MLHRKIYQLCEAKSDVWVYLRDQGRWLERARILDIEGDVVTLRYETEDDDEVSSWEEMVRLESIGAVTSKLASVPKGNIPASEFLVSDDCPESEQIKQRPDHSAD; from the coding sequence ATGCTGCATCGCAAGATTTATCAACTTTGTGAGGCAAAAAGTGATGTTTGGGTTTACCTTAGAGACCAAGGTCGGTGGCTTGAGCGAGCGCGGATTCTCGACATCGAAGGTGATGTAGTTACGCTGCGTTATGAAACAGAGGATGATGATGAGGTTTCTTCGTGGGAAGAAATGGTGCGCCTTGAGAGTATTGGGGCGGTAACCTCGAAGCTTGCTTCAGTACCTAAGGGTAATATTCCTGCTAGTGAGTTTCTGGTATCTGACGATTGCCCTGAGTCAGAACAAATTAAACAAAGACCTGACCATAGCGCTGACTAA
- the plsX gene encoding phosphate acyltransferase PlsX → MRIAVDAMGGDYAPKEIIEGALLARSQYGIEVLLVGDRHVISAYLLQHHPQIASQIEIVPAEGQIDMHEEPLDGLRRKPKSSIAVSMNLVKKKQADAVISAGHTGAAMAAALLRLGRLPGIDRPAIGALLPTQIPHKPVLVLDVGANIDCRPKFLEQFAMMGLLYSHYALGVAEPKLGLLNIGEEPSKGNDLAVRVHQSLYDHPNISFAGNAEGRDVMKGEFDVIVCDGFVGNVLLKFAEGLGQVLIKVLRDELTTDWRAMLGAWLLKPNLKRIKARLDADEYGGALLLGVAGICVISHGSSNAQSIANGIRVAKDAVDNNVLERIRTQIEAKTSVPAVDVPQE, encoded by the coding sequence GTGCGAATCGCAGTTGATGCAATGGGTGGTGACTATGCCCCCAAAGAAATTATCGAAGGTGCTTTGTTGGCTCGATCCCAATATGGGATTGAGGTGTTGCTAGTAGGCGATCGCCATGTTATATCCGCCTACCTGCTGCAACATCACCCGCAGATCGCCAGCCAGATCGAAATTGTTCCCGCCGAAGGACAAATTGATATGCATGAAGAGCCACTCGATGGGCTGCGCCGCAAACCCAAATCATCGATCGCGGTGTCGATGAATTTAGTTAAGAAAAAACAAGCAGATGCGGTGATTTCCGCTGGACATACTGGGGCAGCGATGGCAGCAGCTCTGTTGCGCCTGGGACGTTTGCCAGGAATCGATCGGCCGGCGATCGGTGCTTTGTTGCCCACCCAAATTCCTCACAAACCAGTATTGGTACTAGATGTTGGTGCAAATATCGATTGTCGCCCCAAATTCCTAGAACAGTTTGCGATGATGGGATTGCTCTATAGCCACTATGCTCTGGGAGTTGCAGAGCCTAAGCTGGGGCTACTCAACATTGGCGAAGAACCCAGTAAGGGTAACGATTTGGCGGTGCGGGTGCATCAATCTCTCTACGATCACCCCAATATTTCCTTTGCCGGTAATGCGGAAGGTAGAGACGTAATGAAGGGCGAATTTGATGTGATTGTTTGTGATGGCTTTGTGGGTAATGTGTTGCTTAAATTTGCAGAAGGTTTGGGGCAGGTGCTGATTAAAGTGCTAAGGGATGAACTAACCACTGATTGGCGCGCTATGTTGGGCGCTTGGCTACTTAAACCCAACTTAAAAAGAATTAAGGCACGCCTGGATGCGGATGAATATGGCGGTGCCCTACTACTGGGGGTAGCAGGTATCTGCGTGATCAGTCATGGTAGCTCCAATGCCCAGAGCATTGCCAATGGAATCCGCGTCGCCAAGGATGCTGTTGATAATAATGTTTTGGAACGGATTCGGACTCAGATTGAGGCAAAGACTTCCGTTCCTGCCGTTGATGTGCCACAGGAGTAA
- a CDS encoding beta-ketoacyl-ACP synthase 3, translating into MQKFLAGVSLVGCGSAVPSQTLTNEQLSQVVDTSDDWIASRTGIRQRHIVVPPPGLESVLMAENNENRESVTSLAAQACKAAIAMAKVQPEEIDLILLATSTADDLFGTAPRIQPQIGANRAIAFDLTAACSGFIFGLITAAQYIRTGTYKNILLIGGDIQSRWVDWGDRRTCILFGDGAGAVLLQASEQDNLLGFEMRSDGTGNGLLNLDYDASKAGYDCITMNGREVYRFAVKAVPEVLEKALYRANLTVDDIDWLIMHQANQRILDAVGDRIGIPAAKIVSNMAKYGNTSAASIPLAIDEWVRAGKVKPGDVIASAGFGAGLSWGGAIFKWG; encoded by the coding sequence ATGCAAAAATTTTTGGCGGGGGTAAGCCTGGTCGGATGCGGATCGGCTGTGCCATCGCAAACCCTAACAAATGAGCAATTGAGCCAGGTTGTTGATACCTCAGATGATTGGATCGCCTCGCGGACAGGGATCCGACAACGACACATAGTAGTACCACCGCCAGGACTAGAATCAGTCCTGATGGCTGAAAATAATGAAAATAGAGAAAGTGTAACAAGTTTGGCAGCTCAGGCTTGTAAAGCGGCGATCGCTATGGCCAAGGTGCAACCGGAAGAAATTGACTTGATTTTACTAGCTACCTCAACCGCTGACGATTTGTTTGGTACTGCGCCTCGGATTCAACCACAAATTGGCGCTAACCGGGCGATCGCGTTTGACCTAACGGCGGCCTGTTCTGGCTTTATATTTGGTTTGATCACGGCTGCCCAATATATTCGCACTGGCACCTATAAAAATATTTTGTTGATTGGTGGGGATATTCAATCACGCTGGGTTGATTGGGGCGATCGGCGTACCTGTATTTTGTTTGGCGATGGTGCTGGGGCAGTTTTGTTGCAGGCTAGTGAACAAGATAATTTGCTGGGTTTTGAGATGCGCAGCGATGGTACTGGCAATGGTTTGCTTAACCTTGACTATGATGCCAGTAAAGCTGGTTATGACTGCATTACGATGAATGGTCGGGAAGTATATCGGTTTGCGGTGAAGGCAGTGCCAGAGGTACTTGAGAAGGCGCTCTATCGAGCTAATCTAACTGTAGATGACATTGATTGGTTGATTATGCATCAGGCCAATCAGCGCATTCTAGATGCGGTTGGCGATCGAATCGGGATTCCGGCGGCCAAGATTGTCAGCAATATGGCTAAATATGGCAATACTTCCGCTGCTTCAATCCCGTTGGCGATCGATGAATGGGTCAGGGCTGGCAAGGTCAAACCCGGTGATGTGATTGCTTCGGCTGGGTTTGGCGCGGGGCTCAGTTGGGGCGGCGCGATCTTTAAGTGGGGCTAG
- a CDS encoding PIN domain-containing protein has product MPTAVVMLVFEPSALIETNIHFWREVSRLGQCILPKIAYKEIKHTIKSSPLGRSPNSTRDNAIQFLKFFPSSGWQETDLSRTHQEFELQSGHLVSRKLRVNLEIAKSAFGTAYLNPHALVVLVTNDQTLLKRVNDLRQINLCAATTTGTRQWVRTAQAPAAISKAIVGMQARHQQIEQTASNIPTTATKSLADHSLGKAQVVRPISRSPRSTGNTAKLTVVNPPKSNKTIISWGLGWLVMMAAIIFAWSVLKPAQFNQFWQKRVIPVLPNSSPQE; this is encoded by the coding sequence ATGCCCACCGCTGTTGTAATGCTGGTGTTTGAGCCGAGCGCTCTAATTGAAACTAATATCCACTTTTGGCGTGAAGTATCTCGCCTGGGGCAATGCATACTGCCCAAAATTGCCTACAAGGAAATCAAGCATACGATCAAAAGTTCGCCATTGGGGCGATCGCCCAACAGCACCAGGGATAATGCGATCCAGTTTTTGAAGTTTTTTCCCAGTAGCGGTTGGCAGGAAACCGATTTGAGTCGTACCCACCAAGAATTTGAACTGCAATCTGGGCATTTAGTCAGCCGGAAGTTAAGGGTGAATTTAGAGATTGCTAAGTCGGCTTTCGGCACTGCCTACCTCAATCCCCATGCACTGGTAGTCTTGGTGACTAACGATCAAACCCTGCTCAAGCGAGTTAATGATCTAAGACAAATCAACCTATGCGCAGCCACGACTACTGGTACTCGGCAATGGGTCAGAACCGCCCAAGCACCGGCAGCAATTAGTAAGGCGATCGTTGGGATGCAAGCCCGTCATCAACAGATTGAACAAACTGCCAGCAATATTCCTACCACTGCGACCAAAAGCCTGGCTGATCATTCCTTGGGTAAGGCTCAGGTGGTTAGACCAATTAGTCGATCGCCCAGGAGCACAGGCAATACCGCTAAATTAACCGTTGTGAACCCGCCTAAATCTAATAAGACCATTATTAGTTGGGGATTAGGTTGGCTAGTAATGATGGCTGCAATCATATTTGCCTGGTCGGTACTCAAACCAGCTCAATTTAATCAGTTTTGGCAGAAAAGAGTCATACCCGTTCTACCAAATTCATCACCACAAGAATAA
- a CDS encoding hemolysin-type calcium-binding protein — protein MAEINGTSGNDFIEGTAQQDVLLGLDLNDTLRGLSGDDFVHGNRGFDTVNGNRGRDTLRGGKGNDLVRGGGDDDLLFGDLDSDTLYGDRGADTLIGGSGNDLFVIGADASTDIVVDFSSGDTIALAGGQTFFDLNIFDGNGFAVIQDRLTGQVLATLNNVQAAAIDFNDFVPLIDSTNPVPRSFNIEFDYRFDSTGFFDDPARRANLEAAAAYWESIIKDEFADIPVGTSTPFVVNPRTGNSDLFITDRPIDDLLVFVGAAALGGSTLAESGPSGFFVNESRYVGSNFEPWIGTMAFDQSVNWFFDPTPESDSDIPFSSFDFLSTAIHELAHVMGFGTSGIFEELTAGSNFTGTNARAANDGRAIPLSGDLAHIQDGFLVDGFETLMDPTTVTGVRTLATPIDIAIMSDIGFII, from the coding sequence ATGGCAGAAATTAATGGCACTTCCGGCAATGATTTCATTGAAGGGACAGCGCAACAGGATGTTTTACTAGGGCTAGACCTGAATGACACCCTGCGCGGTCTGTCTGGTGATGATTTTGTGCATGGCAATCGCGGCTTTGATACTGTCAATGGCAATCGCGGCCGGGATACGCTGCGCGGCGGTAAAGGCAACGACCTGGTGCGTGGTGGTGGTGACGATGATCTGCTATTCGGCGATCTCGACAGTGATACCCTCTATGGCGATCGTGGTGCTGATACGCTGATTGGTGGCTCTGGCAATGATTTGTTTGTGATTGGTGCCGATGCCTCGACTGATATTGTGGTGGACTTTAGTTCCGGCGATACGATCGCGCTGGCGGGTGGGCAAACCTTTTTTGATCTGAATATTTTTGATGGTAATGGCTTTGCGGTAATTCAAGATCGCCTTACGGGTCAAGTGCTGGCGACCCTGAATAATGTGCAGGCGGCAGCGATCGACTTCAATGATTTTGTGCCATTGATCGATAGCACTAATCCGGTGCCCCGTAGTTTTAATATTGAATTTGACTATCGCTTTGATTCGACGGGCTTTTTTGATGATCCCGCTCGTCGTGCCAATTTGGAAGCCGCCGCTGCCTATTGGGAAAGCATTATTAAGGATGAATTTGCGGATATTCCGGTTGGCACCAGTACACCATTTGTGGTCAATCCGCGCACTGGTAACAGCGATTTATTTATTACCGATCGGCCGATCGATGATTTGTTAGTTTTTGTAGGCGCAGCCGCTCTGGGTGGATCTACGCTGGCAGAATCAGGGCCATCGGGCTTTTTTGTGAATGAGTCACGCTATGTGGGGTCTAACTTTGAGCCTTGGATTGGTACAATGGCCTTTGATCAAAGCGTGAACTGGTTCTTTGACCCCACCCCAGAATCAGACAGCGATATTCCCTTTAGTAGTTTTGATTTTCTGTCCACCGCGATCCACGAGCTAGCCCATGTGATGGGGTTTGGTACTTCGGGTATTTTTGAAGAACTGACGGCGGGCTCTAATTTCACTGGCACTAATGCCAGGGCGGCAAATGATGGCAGAGCGATCCCACTTTCTGGCGATCTTGCCCATATTCAAGATGGCTTTCTGGTGGATGGTTTTGAGACCCTGATGGACCCAACCACCGTAACTGGGGTGCGTACTTTGGCCACGCCGATCGACATTGCGATCATGAGTGATATTGGCTTTATCATTTAG
- a CDS encoding MBL fold metallo-hydrolase: protein MTELEFLPLALEHRGEGVCIQLRLGPYWLLLDCGLKDISSLLSYAEQAPWTALLCSHAHADHARGIRQLHELLPELPIYTSEITARLLPLLWPDQPQELASLCLPLPWEKTRQIAPDLYIQILPAGHLPGAACFAIRYLTAEREYRVLYTGDFFLSNSRLVDGLPLEAFREQSPDVLIIEGTLGAKRYPHRRSQENELAAKLSRELAAGKSAIVPVPKLGVAQEILMLLRSHHNFTGKDIDIWVDDPIALVCDRYLQFVNYLPSSVQNFAQNQPLFWDRKVKPRVGRVSEFLGQDGEDSWSLIIDDYPSSDAIDQPEQPIKPKRSLRKTKPTSNLQDDLANSDLEAELERDQETQPKAESAINSSQLKPFILLVDIESNWQQWLERLACEWVVMLPEANETNYLPWRSPFPYQTYILNEHSDVSATTQLIHNLKPQHVVLMHGKPSDLADLANLTELRNRYHIHCPAIGKRLQLPVNDALQTSMAKLAAPTFPNLSPYEGELAQQDSTIMLTLPAEITSDPRWLDFADTGLIEARWQGEELLIRGISQRELMAMSAANSPNLKLYSCGNCRFYQQRYCQNSKSPLYGLKVSSDGYCQVFEAIDPVPTKPDSLNNPTNLDNPDNLDNLDGQDNPEGDRQDQTSSETINRADADTRSDRDTVDDASQSDDDEQTI from the coding sequence GTGACAGAGCTTGAATTTCTCCCTCTTGCTCTTGAGCATCGGGGTGAAGGAGTATGCATACAACTAAGGCTAGGTCCATACTGGCTGCTATTGGATTGTGGCTTGAAAGATATTTCGAGCCTGTTGAGTTATGCTGAGCAAGCTCCTTGGACAGCGCTGCTATGTAGTCATGCCCATGCCGATCATGCCCGAGGCATCCGCCAACTGCATGAGCTGCTACCGGAGCTGCCGATTTATACCAGCGAAATTACTGCCCGGTTGCTACCACTACTCTGGCCAGATCAACCCCAAGAACTAGCCTCTCTGTGTTTGCCTCTACCGTGGGAAAAAACGCGCCAAATCGCACCGGATCTATATATTCAAATTCTGCCCGCTGGCCATCTACCTGGGGCTGCTTGCTTTGCGATTCGCTACCTTACCGCTGAGCGTGAATATAGGGTTTTATATACGGGCGACTTTTTTCTGTCTAATTCCCGTTTGGTGGATGGTTTGCCCTTGGAGGCTTTTCGGGAGCAATCGCCCGATGTGTTGATTATTGAGGGGACGCTGGGGGCAAAACGCTATCCCCATCGCCGTAGTCAGGAAAATGAGTTGGCAGCAAAACTAAGTCGTGAACTGGCGGCAGGTAAATCGGCGATCGTACCAGTGCCCAAATTAGGCGTGGCTCAAGAGATTTTAATGCTATTGCGCAGCCATCATAACTTTACCGGTAAAGATATTGATATTTGGGTGGATGATCCGATTGCTCTAGTTTGCGATCGCTACCTTCAGTTTGTTAATTATTTGCCCAGTTCAGTCCAGAATTTCGCCCAGAATCAGCCCCTGTTCTGGGATCGCAAGGTAAAACCAAGGGTGGGGCGAGTTAGTGAATTTTTAGGGCAGGATGGCGAGGATTCCTGGTCGTTAATAATTGACGATTACCCCAGCTCCGATGCAATCGACCAGCCAGAGCAACCAATCAAGCCAAAGCGATCGCTCCGTAAAACAAAACCAACTAGCAATCTTCAGGACGATTTAGCAAACTCAGACCTAGAGGCAGAATTAGAGCGAGACCAGGAAACGCAACCAAAAGCTGAGTCAGCAATAAACTCATCCCAATTGAAGCCATTTATTTTGTTGGTGGATATTGAATCAAACTGGCAGCAATGGCTAGAAAGGTTGGCCTGTGAATGGGTGGTAATGCTGCCGGAAGCAAATGAGACTAATTATCTACCCTGGCGATCGCCATTTCCCTACCAGACTTACATTCTCAATGAGCATAGCGATGTATCGGCCACAACCCAGCTAATTCATAATCTGAAGCCGCAGCATGTGGTGTTGATGCATGGTAAGCCCAGCGATCTCGCGGATTTGGCCAATTTGACTGAACTTAGAAATCGCTATCATATCCACTGCCCCGCGATCGGTAAACGGCTGCAACTACCAGTTAATGACGCATTGCAAACTAGCATGGCCAAACTGGCTGCGCCAACCTTTCCTAACCTATCGCCCTATGAAGGAGAGCTGGCTCAACAGGACTCAACAATCATGCTAACGCTGCCAGCGGAAATAACCTCCGATCCGCGCTGGCTGGATTTTGCCGATACTGGTTTGATTGAAGCGCGTTGGCAGGGAGAGGAACTCCTGATCCGGGGCATCTCCCAACGGGAACTGATGGCGATGTCGGCAGCCAATTCCCCCAATCTTAAGCTCTACTCTTGTGGTAACTGTCGTTTCTATCAGCAGCGCTATTGCCAAAACTCAAAATCCCCTCTCTATGGGCTCAAGGTCAGTAGTGATGGTTATTGCCAGGTGTTTGAGGCGATCGATCCAGTACCAACCAAACCGGATAGTTTAAACAATCCAACCAATTTAGATAATCCAGATAATTTAGATAATTTAGACGGCCAAGATAATCCAGAGGGCGATCGCCAGGATCAAACTAGTTCAGAAACAATTAATCGGGCTGATGCTGATACAAGGAGCGATCGAGATACGGTTGATGATGCCAGCCAAAGTGATGATGATGAACAAACAATATAA
- a CDS encoding septal ring lytic transglycosylase RlpA family protein, protein MGTFAIVWAASISSIFAQEVSIPAWDNISPIALANAVGLPTAVSADPLEDRYNSRARNTRAMMLPEIDLRVAAIESWSIWVNQRAVMTIDNPLTAFLSYSRLKTLLLVPELSPHRIKPAYVDGQHLVQVGSEVLVMVPPDVENADLVAIDWANNLRGALGAELLSVPEAQKAMHKLDHTNNVMYGTASWYGPYFHGRMTANGEIFEQTEFTAAHKSLPFNTYLKVTNMETGNSVVVRINDRGPYVGDRVLDLSYAAAAQIDLDQRGIGTVEMMILSQN, encoded by the coding sequence ATGGGTACTTTTGCAATCGTTTGGGCAGCGTCTATTAGCTCAATCTTTGCCCAAGAGGTCAGTATTCCTGCCTGGGACAATATTTCACCAATTGCTTTGGCTAATGCGGTGGGCTTGCCAACTGCCGTATCAGCAGACCCCCTTGAAGATCGCTACAACTCAAGGGCCCGCAATACAAGGGCTATGATGCTGCCAGAGATAGATTTACGGGTAGCAGCGATCGAAAGTTGGTCAATTTGGGTCAACCAGCGGGCGGTTATGACAATTGATAATCCCCTTACTGCATTTCTCAGTTATTCCCGGCTCAAAACTCTACTCTTGGTGCCGGAGCTGTCACCGCACCGGATTAAACCAGCATATGTGGATGGTCAACACCTGGTTCAAGTCGGATCAGAAGTGTTGGTGATGGTGCCTCCAGATGTGGAGAATGCCGATTTAGTAGCGATCGATTGGGCCAATAATTTACGCGGTGCCTTGGGGGCTGAGCTATTGAGTGTGCCTGAAGCTCAAAAAGCGATGCACAAGCTCGATCACACCAACAATGTGATGTATGGTACTGCTTCCTGGTATGGGCCATATTTCCACGGTCGGATGACTGCCAATGGCGAAATCTTTGAACAAACTGAGTTCACCGCTGCCCATAAGAGCTTACCTTTCAATACCTATTTGAAGGTGACCAATATGGAAACTGGCAACTCGGTGGTGGTGCGGATCAACGATCGCGGCCCCTATGTGGGCGATCGGGTCTTGGATCTGTCCTATGCGGCGGCGGCTCAAATTGATTTAGATCAGCGCGGCATCGGCACTGTGGAAATGATGATCCTATCCCAGAACTAG